From a region of the Desmodus rotundus isolate HL8 chromosome 7, HLdesRot8A.1, whole genome shotgun sequence genome:
- the ALDH6A1 gene encoding methylmalonate-semialdehyde/malonate-semialdehyde dehydrogenase [acylating], mitochondrial — protein sequence MAAVVAAAAVRARILQVSSKVNSTWYPASSFSSSSVPTVKLFIDGKFVESKSDKWIDIHNPASNEVIGRVPQATKAEMDAAVASCKRAFPTWADTSVLSRQQVLLRYQQLIKENLKEIARLITLEQGKTLADAEGDVFRGLQVVEHACSVTSLLLGETMPSITKDMDLYSYRLPLGVCAGIAPFNFPAMIPLWMFPMAMVCGNTFLMKPSERVPGATMLLAKLLQDSGAPDGTLNIIHGQHEAVNFICDHPDIRAISFVGSNQAGEYIFERGSRHGKRVQANMGAKNHGVVMPDANKENTLNQLVGAAFGAAGQRCMALSTAILVGEAKKWLPELVERAKNLRVNAGDQPGADLGPLITPQAKERVCNLIDSGTKEGASILLDGRKIKVKGYENGNFVGPTIISNVKPNMTCYREEIFGPVLVVLETDTLDEAIKIVNDNPYGNGTAIFTTNGATARKYSHLVDVGQVGVNVPIPVPLPMFSFTGSRSSFRGDTNFYGKQGIYFYTQLKTITSQWKEEDATLSSPAVVMPTMGR from the exons ATGGcggcggtggtggcggcggcggcagtgCGGGCTCGGATCCTGCAG GTTTCTTCCAAGGTGAACTCCACTTGGTATCCAGCATCCTCCTTCTCATCTTCTTCAGTG CCGACTGTAAAGCTCTTCATTGATGGGAAATTTGTGGAATCCAAAAGTGACAAATGGATCGACATCCACAACCCA GCCAGCAATGAGGTCATTGGTCGGGTCCCTCAGGCCACCAAGGCTGAAATGGATGCAGCTGTTGCTTCCTGCAAACGTGCTTTTCCTACTTGGGCAGACACTTCAGTATTAAGCCGTCAGCAGGTCCTGCTTCGCTATCAACAACTTATTAAAGAAAACTTG AAAGAAATTGCCAGGTTAATCACGCTGGAACAAGGGAAGACCCTAGCAGATGCTGAAGGAGATGTATTTCGAGGCCTTC AGGTGGTTGAGCATGCCTGTAGTGTGACATCCCTCTTGCTGGGAGAGACCATGCCATCCATCACCAAAGACATGGACCTTTATTCCTACCGTCTGCCTCTGGGGGTGTGTGCAGGCATTGCTCCCTTCAATTTTCCGGCCATGATCCCCCTTTGGATGTTTCCCATGGCCATGGTGTGTGGCAATACCTTCCTAATGAAACCGTCAGAGCGAGTGCCTGGAGCAACTATGCTTCTTGCTAAGTTGCTCCAGGACTCTGGTGCCCCCGACGGAACACTGAACATCATCCATGGACAACATGAAG ctGTAAACTTCATATGTGATCATCCGGATATCAGAGCCATCAGCTTTGTGGGATCCAACCAGGCAGGAGAGTACATCTTCGAGAGAGGGTCAAGACATGGCAAGAGAGTTCAGGCCAATATG GGAGCCAAGAACCATGGGGTAGTCATGCCAGATGCCAACAAGGAAAACACCCTGAACCAGCTGGTTGGGGCAGCATTTGGAGCTGCTGGTCAGCGCTGCATGGCTCTTTCAACAGCGATCCTTGTGGGAGAAGCTAAGAAGTGGCTGCCAGAGCTGGTGGAGCGTGCCAAAAACCTGAGAGTCAATGCAG GAGACCAGCCTGGAGCTGATCTTGGCCCTCTAATCACCCCCCAGGCCAAAGAGCGAGTCTGTAATCTGATTGATAGTGGAACAAAGGAGGGAGCCTCCATCCTTCTTGATGGTCGAAAAATTAAAGTCAAAGGCTATGAAAATGGCAACTTTGTTGGGCCAACCATCATCTCAAATGTCAAG CCGAACATGACCTGTTACAGAGAGGAGATTTTCGGTCCAGTTCTTGTGGTTCTGGAGACAGACACTTTGGATGAAGCCATTAAGATTGTAAATGATAACCCATACGGAAATGGAACTGCCATCTTCACCACCAATGGAGCCACTGCTCGGAAATATTCCCACTTGGTGGATGTTGGACAG GTGGGTGTGAACGTCCCCATTCCAGTGCCTTTGCCAATGTTCTCGTTCACTGGCTCTCGATCTTCCTTCAGGGGAGACACCAATTTCTACGGCAAACAG GGCATCTACTTCTACACTCAGCTAAAGACCATTACTTCTCAGTGGAAAGAAGAAGATGCTACTCTCTCTTCACCTGCTGTAGTCATGCCTACTATGGGCCGTTAG